In one window of Primulina tabacum isolate GXHZ01 chromosome 8, ASM2559414v2, whole genome shotgun sequence DNA:
- the LOC142552690 gene encoding GDSL esterase/lipase 6 → MKPSVFSCMERNLIASLLIISWILIACGVSVAGSTVPAIFIFGDSLFDAGNNHYNRNCTAQADFPPYGSNFFHRPTGRFTNGRTVSDFISEFIGIPLQKPFMEAQSEIVNGTQNKYPSNGVNFASAGSGVLQATNNDSGVTPIQVQLQQFQTMAEQNHIDTDLVKNSMFFIESGSNDIFNFFLPFYTPTLTPDDYVQSMLVQVESFLDSIYKLGARRFALFALGPVGCVPARALLPGAPVTKCYGKMNKMVKNFNMGLEKLVNGIQAKYPGAVGVYGAVYKTVQIFRANPERYGFTNTTGACCGYGVLGGEVQCGKEGYTVCKNPNEYLFWDFFHPSEHSYKLISKALWGGNRSRIRPFNLKTMANMTTLHH, encoded by the exons atgaaacCCTCAGTTTTTTCATGCATGGAGAGAAATCTGATTGCTTCTCTCCTCATAATTTCCTGGATTTTGATTGCTTGTGGCGTAAGTGTTGCAGGATCAACTGTTCCCGCGATTTTCATTTTCGGAGACTCCCTTTTTGATGCTGGGAACAATCATTATAACAGAAACTGCACTGCTCAGGCAGATTTCCCACCGTACGGATCCAATTTCTTTCACCGCCCTACAGGAAGATTCACAAATGGAAGGACAGTGTCTGATTTCATAT CTGAATTTATAGGCATTCCTTTGCAAAAACCCTTCATGGAGGCGCAGAGTGAGATTGTGAATGGAACTCAAAATAAATATCCATCAAATGGAGTTAACTTTGCTAGTGCTGGAAGCGGAGTTTTACAAGCAACAAATAATGATTCG GGAGTGACACCAATCCAAGTTCAACTTCAACAATTCCAAACTATGGCAGAGCAAAATCACATAGACACTGACCTAGTAAAAAACTCCATGTTCTTCATCGAATCCGGCTCCAATGACATCTTCAACTTCTTCTTACCATTCTACACCCCAACACTCACCCCAGATGATTATGTACAATCCATGCTGGTTCAAGTTGAAAGCTTTTTGGATTCGATTTACAAACTTGGAGCTCGTCGGTTTGCATTGTTTGCTTTGGGCCCGGTAGGCTGTGTCCCGGCTAGGGCACTTCTGCCTGGTGCACCGGTAACAAAATGCTAcggaaaaatgaataaaatggTAAAAAATTTTAACATGGGGTTGGAAAAGTTGGTGAATGGCATACAGGCCAAGTACCCCGGTGCAGTTGGGGTTTATGGAGCTGTTTATAAAACTGTCCAGATTTTTCGGGCAAATCCTGAACGTTATG GTTTCACAAACACAACGGGTGCATGTTGTGGTTATGGAGTTCTTGGAGGTGAAGTGCAATGTGGGAAGGAAGGTTACACGGTATGCAAGAATCCAAACGAGTACCTGTTTTGGGATTTCTTTCATCCATCAGAGCACTCTTACAAGCTCATATCTAAGGCCTTGTGGGGCGGAAATCGTTCTCGAATCAGGCCATTTAATTTGAAGACAATGGCCAACATGACGACTCTCCATCACTAG
- the LOC142554266 gene encoding uncharacterized protein LOC142554266, with the protein MGNYMSCTFLSPKLRTHKAARVILPGGEIRQFQDAVKAAELMLESPGFFVVNAKSLSLGRRFSPLSADEDLEFGNLYVMFPIRRANSVVTAADVAVFLMAGSSAPKRITAGNGGRISPEAVEEAAADDGGESGRLRLSLDGVVPDYKYRVASCRSRKPLLDTISEEPVFSR; encoded by the coding sequence ATGGGTAACTACATGTCTTGCACGTTTTTGTCTCCAAAACTCAGGACTCACAAGGCCGCGAGGGTTATCCTCCCGGGAGGCGAAATACGGCAGTTTCAGGATGCGGTCAAGGCGGCGGAGCTGATGCTGGAGTCTCCTGGCTTCTTCGTGGTGAATGCCAAGTCGTTGAGCCTCGGAAGGCGATTTTCTCCATTATCGGCAGATGAGGACTTGGAGTTTGGTAATCTTTATGTTATGTTTCCAATAAGGAGAGCGAATTCGGTGGTCACGGCGGCGGATGTTGCGGTTTTCTTGATGGCGGGGAGCTCGGCGCCGAAGAGGATAACCGCCGGGAACGGCGGCCGAATATCGCCTGAAGCGGTCGAGGAAGCTGCGGCTGATGATGGTGGCGAAAGTGGACGGCTGAGATTGAGTTTAGATGGCGTGGTACCAGATTATAAGTATAGGGTGGCTTCGTGTAGGTCGAGGAAGCCATTGTTGGATACAATTTCTGAAGAGCCCGTGTTTTCTAGATAA
- the LOC142552692 gene encoding uncharacterized protein LOC142552692, with translation MGDHFVLLVDRLLTESTLEAAIQSRNSPKHGEKITGDDAMITCSSHEDSESSLSPRKLVECRICQDEDVDSKMETPCSCCGSLKYAHRKCVQKWCNEKGDTICEICHQQFKPGYTAPPPIFRLRELPLNFRGNWQITRDLNNPRLIAMVSTDRSFLDPNYAEYAYSTSRSIIFCRSVAIIFMVLLILRHVLPIAVSRAGNFSFPFMILLLLRIAGIILPICIILKAVTSILHRRQQANVSASSSDEETGSLTAHQHRIMAVH, from the exons ATGGGGGATCACTTTGTTTTACTTGTTGATCGCTTGCTCACGGAATCAACCTTGGAAGCTGCAATACAGAGTAGAAACTCGCCTAAACATGGGGAAAAAATCACAGGTGACGACGCGATGATTACATGTTCGTCCCACGAGGATTCTGAATCTAGTTTATCTCCAAGAAAACTCGTGGAGTGTAGGATATGCCAGGACGAAGATGTGGATTCGAAAATGGAGACTCCATGCTCATGCTGTGGCAGCCTCAAG TATGCTCACCGTAAATGCGTACAAAAGTGGTGCAACGAGAAGGGCGACACAATATGTGAAATATGCCATCAG CAATTCAAGCCGGGATATACAGCACCACCCCCCATCTTTCGTTTGAGGGAACTCCCTCTGAACTTCAG GGGAAATTGGCAAATTACTCGAGATTTAAACAATCCTCGCCTTATTGCAATGGTTTCAACAGATCGCAGTTTCTTGGATCCGAACTATGCGGAGTATGCTTATTCGACATCAAGAAGTATCATTTTCTGTCGCTCAGTCGCCATAATA TTTATGGTTCTCCTAATTTTGCGGCACGTCCTTCCGATAGCTGTTAGTCGAGCAGGAAATTTTTCTTTCCCATTTATGATT TTGCTGCTGCTAAGAATTGCTGGGATTATTCTACCAATATGTATTATACTGAAAGCAGTAACTTCAATCCTGCATAGGCGCCAACAG GCTAATGTATCTGCTTCTTCATCTGACGAAGAAACCGGTTCATTGACTGCGCATCAGCATCGTATTATGGCCGTACATTAA
- the LOC142552691 gene encoding putative ribose-5-phosphate isomerase 1, which translates to MAVATPHSHFSLSESHNAVDPPALMGTSTVSPSSVSLTQDDLKRIAAFKAVEHVKSGMVVGLGTGSTAKHAVDRIAELLRLGELKDIVGVPTSTKTFDQALSLGIPLSDLDSHPVIDLAIDGADEVDPAMNLVKGRGGSLLREKMVESVSKKFIVIVDESKLVKHIGGSELAMPVEVIPFCWNHSLNRLVNLFSYAGCVGELRKCAESGKPSVTDNGNYVIDLYFERDIGDLDEASDAILRLPGIVEHGMFIGLASSVIVAGVSGLTIKTQVGSEVEVESFCYSELRNGF; encoded by the coding sequence ATGGCAGTAGCCACCCCACATTCACATTTCTCACTGTCCGAATCCCACAACGCGGTCGACCCGCCTGCTCTAATGGGAACATCCACCGTGTCTCCGTCTTCGGTCTCCCTCACACAGGATGATTTGAAAAGAATCGCCGCTTTTAAGGCGGTGGAGCACGTCAAATCTGGCATGGTCGTTGGCCTCGGCACCGGATCTACTGCCAAACACGCCGTGGATCGAATTGCAGAGCTTCTGCGTCTGGGGGAACTTAAAGATATTGTTGGTGTACCCACTTCGACCAAAACTTTTGATCAAGCGTTGTCTTTGGGGATTCCTTTATCGGATCTTGACTCTCACCCTGTTATCGATTTAGCCATTGATGGAGCTGATGAGGTGGACCCAGCCATGAACCTAGTTAAAGGTCGCGGTGGTTCGTTACTGAGGGAAAAGATGGTAGAATCCGTGAGCAAGAAATTCATTGTTATAGTAGATGAATCCAAATTGGTGAAGCATATCGGGGGTAGTGAGTTGGCTATGCCGGTAGAGGTTATCCCTTTTTGTTGGAATCATTCGCTGAACAGGCTTGTGAACCTGTTTTCTTATGCTGGTTGTGTGGGGGAGCTTCGGAAGTGTGCAGAGAGTGGGAAGCCCTCCGTGACCGATAACGGAAATTATGTCATTGACCTGTATTTTGAGAGGGATATCGGGGATTTAGACGAAGCCAGTGATGCCATATTGAGGCTTCCCGGGATTGTAGAGCACGGCATGTTTATAGGATTGGCTTCCTCAGTGATTGTAGCAGGTGTCAGTGGCCTTACCATCAAGACTCAAGTAGGGAGTGAGGTGGAAGTCGAGTCTTTCTGTTACAGTGAATTGAGGAACGGGTTTTAG
- the LOC142554375 gene encoding putative fasciclin-like arabinogalactan protein 20, which translates to MASHNLLSLLILSYLSLSTAQSPQSQPPEYLLNAVDTLANSGYTAMSLTLQLIARSLPLPSSSATTTTALTIFSPPNSAFSDNGQPSLAHILLHFSPLSLSSSSLLSLPFSSSIPTLSPSRHLFVTSSSSHDISINGVKVSESPIFDDGWVIAYAIDDFFNLNFTLANSTKTDTTADFQCLKLERVSRFQDASGVLKSRGYSIIASFLDIQIMGFLDRGDFTENNVMKWTLFAPADLDIVRFSGDFLGYSSLLMRHLVPCKVSWSDLDEMVNGTVISNNVEGFSLEITKDEDNETLMVNGVVITSPDLYESEWLVIHGIQHAISEPDNEDEEFELMEELSEQRVEVPISADHGEL; encoded by the coding sequence ATGGCCTCCCACAACCTACTTTCTCTCCTCATCCTGTCCTACCTATCTCTCTCTACAGCTCAATCTCCGCAGTCTCAGCCGCCGGAATACCTCCTTAACGCCGTCGATACTCTAGCCAACTCCGGCTATACTGCGATGTCCCTCACACTCCAACTCATCGCTCGTTCCCTCCCCCTACCCTCCTCCTCCGCCACCACCACTACCGCCCTGACAATCTTCTCTCCACCCAACTCCGCCTTCTCTGACAACGGTCAACCCTCCCTGGCCCACATTCTCCTGCACTTCTCTCCGCTTTCACTCTCTTCTTCATCTCTCCTCTCCCTCCCATTCTCCTCCTCTATCCCCACACTCTCCCCCTCCAGGCACCTTTTCGTAACCTCTTCAAGTAGCCATGATATCTCAATAAATGGCGTAAAGGTCTCTGAATCACCCATTTTCGATGATGGGTGGGTAATAGCTTACGCCATCGACGACTTTTTCAACCTAAACTTCACCCTCGCAAATTCTACCAAAACTGACACAACAGCAGATTTCCAGTGCCTAAAATTGGAGAGAGTTTCAAGATTCCAGGATGCATCTGGTGTCCTAAAATCAAGAGGGTATTCCATAATTGCCTCGTTTCTTGATATACAGATCATGGGGTTCCTCGATCGAGGGGATTTCACAGAGAACAATGTGATGAAGTGGACTCTATTCGCACCAGCTGACCTGGATATAGTACGGTTTTCAGGGGATTTTCTGGGGTACTCTTCTTTGCTCATGAGGCATTTGGTTCCGTGTAAAGTGAGCTGGAGTGATCTTGATGAAATGGTGAATGGTACAGTAATTTCGAATAATGTAGAAGGGTTCAGCTTGGAGATTACAAAAGATGAAGATAATGAAACCTTAATGGTGAATGGGGTTGTTATTACATCCCCGGATTTGTATGAAAGTGAATGGCTGGTGATTCATGGGATACAACATGCGATTTCGGAACCGGATAATGAAGATGAGGAATTTGAACTCATGGAGGAATTATCCGAGCAGAGAGTTGAGGTACCGATTTCTGCTGATCATGGAGAGCTTTAG
- the LOC142552693 gene encoding uncharacterized protein At1g66480-like, producing the protein MGNSLGGRKSVKVMKINGETFKVKAPVQAGSVLKKYPGHVLLESEAVKHYGIRAKPLDPGQELKPKRLYFLVELPEFPEERVTRRVRSGIQMSAKDRLESLLLARRSSSDLSIMKPPSIASEEEEQRARGGGGVRVKVRLPKAEVERLMAESKSEDEVAEKIISLYMGSGSVPAAASGELRRRDFDAVKAAPKAREKRVGFMPIYEGEIQLAVAS; encoded by the exons ATGGGGAATAGTTTGGGGGGAAGAAAGAGCgtgaaagtgatgaaaatcAATGGCGAAACCTTCAAAGTGAAGGCTCCAGTGCAAGCCGGTTCGGTTTTGAAAAAATACCCCGGCCACGTTTTGTTGGAGTCGGAGGCGGTTAAGCATTACGGCATCCGGGCAAAGCCGTTGGATCCGGGGCAGGAGCTGAAGCCGAAAAGGCTATATTTTCTTGTGGAGCTGCCTGAGTTTCCGGAGGAGAGGGTCACTCGGAGGGTACGTTCGGGGATTCAAATGAGCGCCAAGGATCGGCTCGAGAGCTTGCTGCTGGCGCGGCGATCGTCTTCTGATCTTTCGATTATGAAGCCGCCGAGCATCGCGTCCGAGGAGGAGGAACAAAGAGCGAGGGGAGGAGGAGGAGTGAGGGTGAAGGTGAGGTTGCCCAAGGCCGAAGTGGAGAGGCTGATGGCGGAGAGTAAGAGTGAGGATGAGGTGGCGGAGAAAATTATTAGCCTTTACATGGGGAGCGGCAGCGTTCCAGCTGCGGCTAGCGGAGAGTTGCGGCGGCGGGATTTTGATGCCGTTAAAGCGGCCCCTAAAGCTCGCGAG AAACGAGTGGGATTTATGCCAATTTATGAAGGAGAGATCCAACTGGCTGTGGCGTCTTAG